A stretch of Aureispira sp. CCB-E DNA encodes these proteins:
- a CDS encoding formyltransferase family protein, with product MIKFIQILMASKVIFLGSKPIGYFCLEHLLKEQEEYNIEVVGVLTNNTNRLGAADLTKLADRYGVQVIKSLDRLIEFECDFLVSVQYHEILKAKHLSIASKMAINLHMAPLPEYRGCNQFTFAIIDGKKEFGTTLHVMDEGIDSGAILAEERFPVSDNCFVNELYELTLVASKKLFENKIGAILLGKTTPIPQKKFLERTTSIHYRKEIAQAKKIDLNWDEDKIWRHVRATSMPGFPPPYAEINGIKLNITIEK from the coding sequence TTGATAAAATTTATTCAGATATTAATGGCAAGTAAAGTTATATTTTTAGGCTCAAAACCTATTGGCTATTTTTGTTTAGAACACTTATTAAAAGAACAAGAAGAATATAATATAGAAGTAGTTGGAGTACTTACTAATAACACTAACCGTTTGGGAGCGGCAGATTTGACAAAGTTGGCAGATAGGTATGGTGTACAAGTAATAAAATCTCTTGATAGATTGATAGAATTCGAATGTGACTTTCTAGTATCTGTCCAATATCATGAAATACTAAAGGCAAAACATCTATCGATTGCTTCTAAAATGGCAATTAATTTGCACATGGCACCATTACCAGAGTATAGAGGTTGTAACCAATTTACTTTTGCTATAATTGATGGAAAAAAAGAGTTTGGAACAACATTGCATGTTATGGATGAAGGTATTGATTCTGGAGCTATTTTGGCCGAAGAACGATTTCCAGTTTCTGATAACTGTTTTGTAAATGAATTGTATGAGTTAACATTGGTGGCATCTAAAAAATTATTTGAAAATAAGATAGGAGCTATTTTATTAGGAAAAACAACTCCAATTCCACAAAAAAAATTTTTAGAACGAACAACTTCTATCCATTATAGAAAGGAAATTGCTCAAGCTAAAAAAATTGATTTAAATTGGGATGAAGATAAAATTTGGCGACATGTGAGGGCAACTTCAATGCCTGGCTTTCCTCCTCCTTATGCAGAAATTAATGGCATAAAATTAAATATAACAATAGAAAAATGA
- a CDS encoding DegT/DnrJ/EryC1/StrS family aminotransferase, protein MIPFVDLKAQYLSIQKEIDEAIQSVINQTAFIGGSYAAKFEKEFADFHGVKHCIACANGTDSLEILLQAMGVGAGDEVLVPALSWISTSEAVSTVGATPIFVDIDPDYYTIDLDLIEEKITAKTKAIIPVHIYGQPVNMPRLMAIAQKHNLKVLEDCAQAHSATFDGQKIGTFGDCASFSFYPGKNLGAYGDSGGMITNDPEIARIARMIANHGQEGKHNHLMEGRNSRMDGIQAAVLSVKLNYLDEWTDARIANAKRYDALLKNSDVVTPRVIENGKHVFHLYVIRSKNRAALMRTLKAENIGISIHYPTALPFLDCYKNRKYTAEDFPVAHQVTQEIISLPMFAELDEESIEFIASYI, encoded by the coding sequence ATGATACCATTTGTAGATCTAAAAGCTCAATATCTCAGCATTCAAAAAGAGATTGATGAGGCTATCCAAAGTGTAATTAACCAAACTGCATTTATTGGAGGTAGTTATGCTGCTAAATTTGAAAAGGAATTTGCAGATTTTCATGGCGTAAAACATTGTATTGCTTGCGCAAATGGAACAGACTCACTAGAGATTTTACTTCAAGCAATGGGAGTAGGAGCTGGTGACGAAGTTTTGGTACCCGCACTATCTTGGATTTCGACTTCTGAGGCTGTATCTACTGTCGGAGCAACACCTATATTTGTAGATATAGATCCTGATTATTATACCATTGATTTGGATTTGATAGAGGAAAAAATAACGGCTAAAACCAAGGCAATTATTCCTGTTCATATTTATGGACAACCTGTCAATATGCCTCGTTTGATGGCAATTGCTCAAAAACATAATCTAAAGGTGTTGGAAGATTGTGCACAAGCACATAGTGCTACATTTGATGGTCAAAAGATCGGGACTTTTGGGGATTGTGCTTCTTTTAGTTTCTATCCTGGAAAAAATCTAGGTGCTTATGGCGATTCGGGAGGTATGATTACAAATGACCCAGAAATTGCACGAATAGCAAGAATGATTGCTAATCATGGACAAGAAGGTAAACACAACCATTTGATGGAAGGTAGAAATAGTCGAATGGATGGTATTCAAGCAGCAGTTTTATCGGTCAAATTAAACTATTTAGATGAGTGGACAGATGCTCGTATTGCAAATGCCAAGCGTTATGATGCCTTACTAAAAAATAGTGATGTTGTGACACCTCGTGTTATAGAAAATGGTAAGCACGTATTTCATCTATATGTTATTCGTTCTAAGAATAGAGCAGCTTTGATGCGTACGCTAAAGGCAGAAAATATCGGTATTTCTATTCACTACCCTACGGCTTTACCTTTCTTAGATTGTTATAAAAATAGAAAGTATACGGCAGAAGATTTTCCTGTAGCGCATCAAGTAACCCAAGAAATTATTTCATTGCCTATGTTTGCAGAGTTGGATGAGGAATCTATTGAATTTATAGCTTCTTATATTTAA
- a CDS encoding glycosyltransferase, with protein sequence MRVFQVMNIYPPFIPYLESKYSVENLSFEEHRALLLKSRFHALHILSPCLENEGNGFFTMWGYENLQYKWARENGLKTKSLKEILFAQIKKFKPDVFYNFSTDNFSKEELDLNLSPSIIRICWSAAPFRNPEFFKLYATRLTNYPEDILLKEKVGYRNDLFQPAYDDEMSVYAKNDKRPIDLFFYGQYTKAGFDNRNKRLEALLLFKKNNPHLNIKLCLQYIEKEHIYVNIPYIRRYLRRIDFPPKIVRKYSSAPIYGLDLYDAISQSKIVFNAGVDFTKNYKVNMRNFEVLGCGAHMISDAGIYPEGFEMGKHFSTYHNMEECFTKIKALLQNDAKRKLIAQVGHEMVRKQYSKEQQWKSFKKIVESL encoded by the coding sequence ATGAGAGTTTTTCAAGTTATGAATATTTACCCCCCATTTATTCCTTATCTAGAGTCAAAATATTCGGTAGAAAATCTTTCTTTTGAAGAACACAGAGCCTTGTTACTCAAAAGTCGTTTTCATGCTTTACATATTTTAAGCCCTTGTTTGGAAAATGAAGGAAATGGCTTTTTTACTATGTGGGGATATGAGAACTTACAATACAAGTGGGCTAGAGAAAATGGTTTAAAGACAAAAAGTTTAAAAGAAATTTTATTTGCTCAGATAAAGAAATTTAAACCAGATGTGTTTTACAATTTTTCAACAGATAATTTTTCAAAGGAAGAGTTAGATTTGAACTTAAGTCCTAGTATAATACGTATTTGTTGGTCGGCAGCACCTTTTCGAAATCCAGAGTTTTTTAAATTATATGCTACACGTCTTACAAATTATCCTGAAGATATTTTATTAAAAGAAAAAGTTGGATATAGAAATGATTTATTTCAACCAGCTTATGATGATGAAATGAGCGTATATGCCAAAAATGACAAACGCCCAATTGATTTGTTCTTTTATGGGCAATACACCAAAGCAGGATTTGATAATAGAAATAAACGATTAGAGGCATTATTATTATTTAAAAAAAATAATCCGCATTTGAATATAAAACTATGCTTACAGTATATAGAAAAAGAGCATATATATGTAAACATACCTTATATTAGGAGATATTTAAGGCGAATAGACTTTCCTCCTAAAATTGTTCGGAAATATTCATCTGCCCCTATTTATGGATTAGATTTGTATGATGCAATAAGTCAAAGTAAGATAGTATTTAATGCAGGAGTAGATTTTACAAAGAACTATAAAGTTAATATGCGAAATTTTGAAGTTTTGGGATGTGGAGCACATATGATTTCGGACGCAGGAATTTATCCTGAAGGTTTTGAAATGGGAAAGCATTTTTCTACGTATCATAATATGGAAGAGTGTTTCACTAAAATTAAAGCCTTATTGCAGAATGATGCCAAACGAAAATTAATTGCTCAAGTAGGGCATGAAATGGTTCGTAAACAATATTCAAAAGAACAACAATGGAAATCTTTTAAGAAAATTGTTGAATCATTATAA
- a CDS encoding FdtA/QdtA family cupin domain-containing protein, protein MKKPYQIQFEQIGAPHLGYISVAEIQDNIPFEIKRVYWTYFTPNHVERGNHSHRALEQVIICVAGTIYFEFESVGGETFEFELDEPSQGIYVPSGYWRRMKFSHNAVLVCMASQLYDEADYIRDYNEFKKYI, encoded by the coding sequence ATGAAAAAACCATATCAAATACAATTTGAACAAATAGGAGCACCACACCTAGGCTATATTAGTGTTGCAGAAATTCAGGATAATATACCATTTGAAATAAAAAGAGTTTACTGGACGTATTTTACACCAAATCATGTAGAACGGGGAAATCATTCTCATCGTGCTTTAGAACAGGTGATTATATGTGTTGCAGGAACTATATATTTTGAATTTGAAAGTGTTGGAGGAGAAACTTTTGAATTTGAACTGGATGAACCAAGTCAAGGTATTTATGTACCTTCTGGATATTGGAGAAGGATGAAGTTTTCTCATAATGCTGTTTTGGTTTGTATGGCGTCACAGTTATATGATGAAGCAGATTACATACGAGATTATAATGAATTTAAAAAATATATATAA
- a CDS encoding GNAT family N-acetyltransferase, with protein MNVEFVDFDRMFLGYSWKWLNDPEIKRLTNSSSFTKEEQEEWYNSLESISAHYFIKGVCLDNKPIGITGLKNISSREGEYWGYIGEKEHWGKGIGTQMLEYIMKKGKEDGLERIYLKVSLNNDRAISLYKKLGFIVVEDIERQLKSELYMEYKY; from the coding sequence ATGAATGTTGAGTTTGTTGATTTTGACAGGATGTTTTTAGGGTATTCTTGGAAATGGTTGAATGATCCCGAAATAAAGAGATTGACAAATAGTTCATCCTTTACTAAGGAAGAGCAAGAGGAATGGTATAATTCACTAGAGTCTATATCAGCTCATTATTTTATAAAAGGAGTTTGTCTTGATAATAAACCAATTGGAATTACAGGATTGAAAAATATATCCTCAAGGGAGGGTGAGTATTGGGGATATATAGGAGAAAAGGAACATTGGGGAAAAGGCATTGGTACACAAATGTTAGAGTATATAATGAAGAAAGGAAAAGAAGACGGTTTAGAAAGAATTTATTTAAAAGTTAGTTTAAACAATGATAGAGCAATTTCTTTATATAAGAAATTGGGTTTTATTGTAGTGGAGGATATAGAAAGACAGCTAAAGAGTGAGTTATATATGGAGTATAAGTACTAA
- a CDS encoding DegT/DnrJ/EryC1/StrS family aminotransferase gives MIKFLDLQKINAQYKEELVNISNQIINSGWYILGESVKKFEQQFADYCGTKYCIGVANGLDALVLILRAYIELGRLKKGDEVLVPANTYIATILAISENGLTPILVEPDEITFNIDLSQIEKVISSQTKAIIPVHLYGQAVDMTTLGQIASKYDLLVIEDAAQAHGACHEGKRCGNLGDAAGFSFYPGKNLGALGDGGAITTNDTALAHMVRVLRNYGSKEKYHNQVIGYNSRLDELQAGFLSIKLSSLDKDTSQRRKIAKRYSTEIKNPLISLPMWKDDDSHVFHLYVIKTQNRNHLQEYLNKKGIQTVIHYPIPPHKQQAYAKWNNLSYPVTEKIHQEVLSIPISPVLDNQDVTKIIEAINAYNG, from the coding sequence ATGATTAAGTTTTTAGATCTTCAGAAAATTAACGCTCAATATAAAGAGGAATTGGTCAATATTTCTAACCAAATTATCAATTCAGGGTGGTATATATTAGGAGAATCCGTCAAAAAATTTGAACAACAATTTGCAGATTATTGTGGGACAAAGTATTGTATTGGTGTAGCCAATGGATTAGATGCATTAGTATTAATTCTGAGAGCTTATATTGAATTAGGTAGACTAAAGAAGGGGGATGAAGTTTTAGTGCCAGCCAATACTTATATTGCTACGATACTAGCTATAAGTGAAAATGGTTTGACACCTATATTAGTGGAACCTGATGAAATAACTTTTAATATAGACTTAAGTCAAATAGAAAAAGTTATTTCGAGCCAAACTAAGGCCATTATACCAGTTCATTTATATGGACAAGCAGTAGATATGACTACATTGGGGCAAATTGCAAGTAAATATGACCTATTAGTAATAGAGGATGCTGCGCAAGCACACGGAGCTTGTCATGAAGGAAAACGTTGTGGAAATTTAGGAGATGCAGCAGGCTTTTCTTTTTATCCTGGCAAAAACTTAGGAGCTTTGGGAGATGGAGGTGCAATTACTACTAATGATACAGCGTTAGCTCATATGGTACGGGTATTAAGAAATTATGGATCAAAAGAAAAATACCATAACCAAGTTATTGGTTATAACAGCCGGCTTGATGAACTTCAAGCAGGTTTTTTGTCTATCAAACTTTCTTCTCTAGACAAAGATACTAGTCAAAGGAGAAAAATAGCTAAAAGGTATAGTACAGAAATTAAAAATCCATTAATTTCATTACCTATGTGGAAGGATGATGATAGTCACGTATTTCATTTATACGTAATTAAAACACAAAATAGAAATCACCTACAAGAGTATTTAAATAAAAAGGGAATCCAAACGGTAATTCATTATCCTATTCCACCCCATAAGCAACAAGCATATGCAAAGTGGAATAACTTGAGTTATCCAGTTACGGAAAAGATACATCAAGAGGTGCTGAGTATCCCAATTAGCCCAGTTCTAGACAATCAAGATGTTACGAAAATTATTGAAGCGATAAATGCTTACAATGGATAA
- a CDS encoding glycosyltransferase family 2 protein — MVKVSVILPNYNHAQYLQKRIDTILYQSFQDFELIIIDDNSSDDSKNILNKYKNHDKVSHLIYNKINSGSPFGSWKKGFELARGEYIWIAENDDWAEQNFLEVLVEKLDEYPQAGIAYTDSNIVNEKSKKIGTWKKIKNKKFSTHKWEKNYVKKGMTELLENMLVVMTINNMSACLIRKSALPNMSQIENLKGAGDWLLCTLVLLNHDIVYCAKSLNYYRTHDQNITKSNDKSGLLLIENMKFYSIVLPQLKEKEINYSAIEFDILDRYLFKYTSTKTITSAKKTMIRHLMLKISIHFYFKFMWMLFKYRIKNFFKKAK; from the coding sequence ATGGTTAAAGTTTCTGTTATACTTCCTAATTATAATCATGCTCAATACCTACAAAAGCGTATTGATACTATATTGTATCAATCTTTTCAAGATTTTGAATTAATTATTATCGATGATAATTCTAGTGATGATAGCAAAAATATTTTAAATAAGTACAAAAATCATGATAAGGTATCTCACTTGATTTATAATAAAATCAATAGTGGAAGCCCTTTTGGAAGTTGGAAGAAAGGCTTCGAATTAGCTAGAGGAGAGTATATTTGGATTGCTGAAAATGATGATTGGGCAGAGCAGAATTTTCTGGAGGTATTAGTGGAGAAACTAGACGAGTATCCCCAAGCAGGTATTGCTTATACTGATTCTAATATTGTTAACGAAAAATCAAAAAAAATAGGTACTTGGAAAAAAATAAAGAACAAAAAATTCTCAACTCATAAATGGGAGAAAAATTATGTCAAAAAAGGCATGACAGAGTTATTGGAGAATATGCTTGTTGTAATGACTATTAATAATATGAGTGCTTGTCTTATTCGTAAGAGTGCTTTGCCCAATATGTCTCAAATAGAAAATTTAAAAGGTGCAGGAGACTGGCTTTTGTGCACTCTAGTTTTGTTAAATCATGATATTGTTTATTGTGCGAAATCATTAAATTATTACCGAACTCATGACCAAAATATTACCAAATCTAATGATAAATCAGGATTACTGTTGATAGAAAATATGAAGTTTTATTCAATAGTTCTACCTCAATTAAAAGAAAAAGAAATTAATTATTCTGCCATAGAGTTCGATATTTTGGATCGATATTTATTTAAATATACAAGTACGAAAACGATTACTTCGGCAAAAAAAACAATGATAAGACATTTAATGTTAAAAATATCGATACACTTTTATTTTAAATTCATGTGGATGTTATTTAAATATAGAATTAAAAACTTTTTCAAAAAAGCAAAATAA
- the galE gene encoding UDP-glucose 4-epimerase GalE, with translation MSTILVTGGCGYIGSHTIVDLVANGFEVVSVDNNVRSNRNVLFAIEEITGMKVENHAIDICDLEALRSVFRQYKEIKGIIHFAAYKSVPESIQEPLKYYQNNINGLLNVLTCIKERRIPNFIFSSSCSVYGNAEALPVFEHTTIGTAESPYAYTKQMGERIIQDFAVAEPCTNHILLRYFNPGGSHPSAKIGEVPQKGAYNVIPLLVEALLKKRPPFVVTGNDHNTPDGSCIRDYIHVMDVASAHTKALQYLLKEKQQHNCEVFNIGIGKGVSVLELIAVFEQVTGQRLDYSIGSKRAGDISAIYADATKAMELLEWKPKYKIDEILSTTWKWYHSDYKIS, from the coding sequence ATGTCAACGATATTAGTAACAGGAGGTTGTGGGTATATTGGTAGTCACACAATTGTGGATTTAGTTGCCAATGGTTTTGAGGTGGTATCTGTTGATAACAATGTCCGTTCGAATCGAAATGTATTGTTTGCTATAGAAGAAATCACAGGTATGAAAGTAGAGAATCATGCCATAGATATTTGTGACTTGGAGGCACTTAGAAGTGTTTTTAGACAATACAAAGAGATCAAAGGAATTATTCATTTTGCAGCCTACAAGAGCGTTCCTGAATCTATTCAAGAGCCCTTAAAATATTATCAGAATAATATAAATGGCTTGCTAAATGTATTAACTTGCATAAAAGAGCGTCGGATTCCCAACTTTATTTTTTCTTCCTCCTGTTCTGTTTATGGAAATGCAGAGGCATTGCCAGTTTTTGAACACACAACTATTGGTACCGCCGAAAGTCCTTATGCGTATACCAAACAAATGGGAGAACGAATCATTCAAGATTTTGCAGTGGCAGAGCCGTGCACCAATCATATTCTATTGCGATATTTTAACCCTGGGGGATCTCATCCAAGTGCTAAGATAGGAGAAGTCCCTCAAAAAGGAGCTTATAATGTTATCCCTTTGTTAGTAGAAGCATTATTAAAAAAACGTCCGCCTTTTGTTGTCACAGGAAATGACCACAATACACCCGATGGAAGCTGTATTAGAGATTATATCCATGTTATGGATGTCGCTAGTGCCCATACCAAAGCACTACAGTACCTGTTAAAAGAAAAACAACAACATAACTGCGAGGTATTTAATATTGGAATAGGAAAAGGAGTGTCCGTATTAGAACTAATTGCCGTATTTGAGCAGGTGACAGGACAAAGATTAGATTATTCTATAGGAAGTAAACGGGCAGGAGATATTTCTGCTATCTATGCAGATGCAACAAAGGCAATGGAATTATTAGAATGGAAACCTAAGTACAAGATTGATGAAATTTTGTCTACTACATGGAAATGGTACCATAGTGATTATAAAATATCTTAA
- a CDS encoding glycosyltransferase family 4 protein, whose protein sequence is MHIIFYISRFGIGGIQTFVIQLAKELIQLPNVKVSIFCHHPEQVDTSSNEPIPAEIEILTLSKNAKTIVLINKLRNWIKKIIPSFDLKEWLTTRYFLKLLKNKQVDVIHNNIQLGDENVYLAQQRLNIPYITTLHGAYKHILRQEVSETEKKILKNTLEKLLSTASAIVYLSPANILPFKEIFPNRSFVDESLFLKIYNGLAEQQVVTGSDSLNNKITFGMVARGHQDKGWIELLEVTDELLKAGYEQIELRLFADGDYVDKLMQQKDWHPNIKYMGATHSPIAEILNFDVGLLPSYHEEMPFTIIEYLACGKPSIATNVGAIEEMLCTDSKEVAGILIPLNTEKKVSKAHLKAAMLAFVKDSNLVLKYGKQAQKAFEKFNIKNTTKQYYNVYQKALKK, encoded by the coding sequence ATGCATATTATTTTCTACATATCTCGTTTTGGAATAGGAGGCATTCAAACCTTTGTCATTCAATTGGCAAAAGAATTGATTCAACTACCGAATGTCAAAGTATCCATCTTTTGCCATCATCCAGAGCAAGTAGATACTAGTTCTAACGAACCAATTCCTGCTGAAATTGAAATTTTGACATTATCAAAAAATGCCAAAACAATTGTTCTAATCAATAAATTGAGAAACTGGATAAAGAAAATAATTCCTTCCTTTGATTTGAAAGAATGGTTGACAACGCGTTATTTTTTGAAGTTGTTAAAAAATAAACAAGTAGATGTCATTCACAATAATATTCAGCTAGGAGATGAAAATGTTTATTTAGCTCAACAGCGGTTAAATATCCCTTATATTACAACTCTACATGGTGCTTATAAGCACATACTGAGACAAGAGGTTTCGGAGACAGAGAAAAAGATATTAAAAAATACTTTAGAAAAATTACTGTCTACGGCATCGGCTATTGTCTATTTGTCACCAGCGAATATTCTTCCTTTCAAAGAAATTTTTCCCAACCGTTCTTTTGTAGATGAATCGTTATTTTTGAAAATCTATAACGGTTTGGCTGAGCAGCAAGTGGTGACTGGTTCTGATTCACTGAATAATAAAATTACCTTTGGAATGGTCGCAAGGGGACATCAAGACAAAGGTTGGATTGAATTGTTAGAAGTAACAGACGAGCTGCTAAAAGCAGGATACGAGCAAATAGAATTGCGCCTTTTTGCCGATGGTGATTATGTTGATAAACTCATGCAACAGAAAGATTGGCACCCTAATATAAAGTATATGGGAGCCACGCATTCTCCTATCGCAGAAATTCTTAACTTTGATGTTGGATTGTTGCCTTCATACCATGAAGAAATGCCATTCACTATTATAGAATACTTGGCTTGTGGAAAACCTTCTATCGCTACGAATGTAGGAGCGATAGAAGAAATGTTGTGCACCGACTCAAAGGAAGTTGCAGGAATCTTAATTCCATTGAATACAGAAAAAAAGGTTTCAAAAGCACATTTAAAAGCAGCTATGTTAGCATTTGTAAAGGATTCTAATTTAGTTTTAAAATATGGAAAACAAGCTCAAAAAGCCTTTGAAAAATTTAACATTAAGAATACTACAAAACAGTATTATAACGTCTATCAAAAAGCCTTGAAAAAATGA
- the rfbF gene encoding glucose-1-phosphate cytidylyltransferase: MKTVIFAGGLGSRISEESHMRPKPMIEIAGKPILWHIMKMYQAHGHNEFIICLGYKGYMIKEYFINYFYHNSDITVDLANNQVEVHQTNSENFKVTLVDTGLHTMTAGRLQRVEKYIGEDENFMLTYGDGVSDVDIKALVDFHHAHDKIATVTTVQPAGKFGVLNTDSEGTVTEFVEKPKGGGTWINGGFFVLNRKVFSYLRDKDMTPIMWEDDPMRDLVADNQLVSYKHDGFWKCMDILRDKRDLERMWESGNPAWKIW, from the coding sequence ATGAAAACAGTCATCTTTGCTGGAGGGTTAGGCTCTCGAATTTCAGAAGAATCACATATGCGTCCCAAACCGATGATTGAAATCGCAGGTAAGCCTATCTTGTGGCATATCATGAAAATGTATCAAGCACATGGACACAACGAATTTATAATTTGTTTGGGCTACAAAGGATATATGATAAAAGAGTATTTTATTAATTATTTTTATCACAATTCAGATATCACAGTAGACTTAGCAAACAATCAAGTTGAGGTGCATCAAACGAATTCAGAAAACTTCAAAGTAACCTTAGTGGATACAGGGTTGCATACAATGACTGCTGGTCGATTGCAACGAGTCGAAAAATATATTGGTGAGGATGAAAATTTTATGTTGACTTATGGCGATGGAGTTTCTGATGTTGACATCAAAGCATTGGTCGATTTTCATCATGCACACGATAAAATAGCCACTGTCACTACCGTACAACCTGCGGGGAAATTTGGCGTATTGAACACAGATTCAGAAGGAACAGTAACCGAGTTTGTAGAAAAACCCAAAGGTGGTGGAACTTGGATTAATGGTGGTTTCTTTGTTTTGAATCGAAAGGTGTTTTCTTATCTAAGAGACAAAGACATGACTCCAATTATGTGGGAGGATGATCCTATGCGTGATTTAGTAGCTGATAATCAGCTGGTTTCTTATAAACACGATGGGTTTTGGAAATGCATGGATATATTGAGAGACAAACGTGATTTGGAACGTATGTGGGAGAGTGGAAATCCTGCTTGGAAAATATGGTAA
- the rfbG gene encoding CDP-glucose 4,6-dehydratase, whose translation MVTGTELKKFFEGKKVFLTGHTGFKGAWMTVWLNRLGAVVKGYALEAENPSLYVDIDGDHLCESVIADIRNAQQLSSAVQEFQPDIIYHMAAQPLVLDAYNRPVYTFEVNAIGTANLLEAAKLVDKKCTIINITTDKVYENREWFYPYRENDHLGGYDPYSASKACAELVSASYRSSFFNLKDYSKHQTSLATVRAGNVIGGGDWAENRIIPDIVRAVSDGKQVTLRNPHAVRPWQHVLEALYGYLLLAIRMDEDPIRFSEPYNFGPLFDEAITVEFLVQQAIEEWGKGSYVVEQQKGQLHEAKLLRLDCSKAVNELKWYPRWNAKQAIQNTIKWYKEALDKKQSPLEITRAQIQAYLS comes from the coding sequence ATGGTAACAGGAACAGAGCTTAAGAAATTCTTTGAAGGAAAAAAAGTTTTTCTGACAGGACATACAGGCTTCAAAGGTGCTTGGATGACGGTTTGGCTGAATCGTTTGGGGGCGGTAGTTAAAGGCTATGCTTTGGAAGCCGAAAACCCTTCGTTGTATGTTGATATAGATGGAGATCATTTGTGTGAATCGGTAATAGCAGATATTCGAAATGCACAGCAATTATCTAGTGCTGTTCAAGAGTTTCAACCCGATATTATTTATCATATGGCGGCACAACCATTGGTGTTGGATGCCTATAATCGCCCTGTATATACATTTGAAGTCAATGCCATTGGGACGGCAAATTTGTTAGAAGCAGCAAAGTTGGTGGACAAAAAATGTACGATTATTAATATTACAACCGATAAGGTATACGAAAATAGAGAATGGTTTTATCCTTATCGTGAGAACGATCACTTGGGAGGCTATGACCCTTATAGTGCTAGTAAAGCTTGTGCAGAGTTAGTTAGTGCTTCTTATCGTTCTAGTTTTTTTAATCTTAAAGACTACTCCAAACATCAAACGAGTTTGGCTACAGTACGTGCTGGAAATGTTATTGGTGGGGGAGATTGGGCAGAGAATAGAATTATTCCTGATATTGTTCGGGCGGTGAGTGATGGCAAGCAAGTGACCTTAAGAAATCCTCATGCCGTGAGACCTTGGCAACACGTCTTAGAAGCATTGTATGGCTATTTGCTGTTGGCAATCCGCATGGACGAGGATCCTATTCGATTTTCTGAGCCTTATAATTTTGGTCCTTTGTTCGATGAAGCGATAACAGTAGAATTTTTAGTTCAGCAAGCAATAGAAGAATGGGGAAAAGGCTCTTACGTGGTAGAACAACAAAAAGGTCAGTTGCATGAGGCAAAACTGCTGCGCTTGGATTGTTCTAAAGCGGTCAATGAGCTAAAGTGGTATCCGCGATGGAATGCAAAACAGGCTATCCAGAATACAATTAAATGGTATAAAGAGGCTTTAGACAAAAAACAAAGTCCTTTAGAAATAACTCGTGCCCAAATTCAGGCTTATTTGTCTTAA